The DNA window TAGAAGAAATTACTAAGCATGATGTTATAGCTTTTACCAGGTCTATTTCTGAAGAATTGGGCGATGAAAAAAAATGGATTCATTATTCTTTGACCAGCACAGATGTTGTTGATTCTGCTCAATCTTTGACTTTGCATGAAGCTAATAAATATATAGAAGATGATCTGAATGATTTATTAGATACTTTAAAGGAAAAAGCTTTGCTATATAAAAATCAGCCTATAATTGGCAGAACTCATGGAATTCATGCAGAAATAACAAGCTTTGGATTGAAGTTTGCACTTTGGTATGATGAGCTCAATAGAGCAATAAAGCGGTTTGAAGAAGAAAGAAGAAATGTAGAGGTCATCAAATTATCAGGAGCTGTGGGAAATTATGCTAATATACCGATGGCAGTTGAAGAGTTTGTTGCCAAAAAGTTTTGCTTGCCTTACGCATTGATTTCAACCCAAGTTTTATCAAGAGATAGACATGCAGGATACATTTATTCATTAGCTGCCATCGCTTCACTATTAGAAAAAATGGCAACTGAAATCAGACATCTTTCGCGAACTGAAATAAAAGAAGTTGAAGAATATTTTTCGAAAGGTCAAAAAGGATCTTCGGCGATGCCACATAAAAGAAATCCGATAGGTTCAGAAAATATTTGCGGATGCGCTAGAATTATGAAAAGTTATGTTCAAGTTGCATTAGAAGACAATACTCTTTGGCATGAAAGAGATATATCACATTCTTCTGCTGAAAGAATTATGCTTCCAGACGCCGTGAGTTTGCTTGATTATATGCTTAAAAGTATGACGAAAATATTAAAGAATTTAGTTGTTTATAAAGAAAAAATGCTTGAAGATATCAATATGACTTATGGAGTTGTTTTTTCTGGATATGTTCTTCAAAGACTTATCGATAAAGGAAATAGCCGTGAATTTTCATATGATTTAATTCAACCTTTAGCATTTAAGGCCATGGAAGAAAAAAGAAGCTATAAAGAAATATTAATTGAGTCAGAAGTTAGTAAATATCTATCTTCTGAAGAGATTGAACATTGTTTTAATATTGATAATTATCTGCTTTCAGTAGCGGATATTTATAAAAGATTGGGGTGGGAAAATGAATAAATCTATTTTAGTTCTAGGTGCCCAATGGGGCGATGAAGGAAAAGGAAAAATTACAAATTATCTTTCAGAGAAAGCAGATTATGTAATTCGCTATCAAGGTGGTAACAATGCTGGGCATACCATTGTTTTCGATGGTCATAAATATGCTTTAAGATTGATTCCATCAGGGGTATTTAATCCAAATACAAAATGTATTTTAGGAAATGGAATGGTCATTAATCCACGCGCTTTTGTCGAAGAAAAAAATGAAATTCAAAGAGCCGGATTTGCTTGTGATAATTTATATATTTCAGATCGCGCTCATGTTATTTTTGATCATCATTTAGTTCTTGATGCTTTGAATGAAGAATCTTTAGGTGCTAATAAAATAGGTACGACAAAAAAGGGAATTGGTCCATGTTATACAGATAAAGCAGCAAGAGTTGGAATGAGAATGTGCGATTTTGTTTCGGATGAATTTCCAGAATTATATAGAGATCTTTTAAAAGTTAAAAATAAACAAATTGTCGATTTAGGTGGAACACCAATCGATTATGAAAAGACAGTAAAAGAATATTTGGATATTCAAAAACAAATTAAACCATTGGTCACCGATACTATTTCAATGATAGCTAAGGCTAGAAAAGAAGGAAAAAAGATTTTGTTTGAAGGTGCACAAGGGTCTTTATTAGATATTGATTTTGGTTCTTATCCTTATGTTACAAGCAGCAATGTTACCAGTGGTGGAACTATTTCTGGTAGCGGAGTAGGATGCCATGGTATTGATGGAATATTAGGAATTGTTAAGTCATATCAGACCAGAGTTGGCGAAGGTGCTTTTCCGACAGAATTAAAGGATGAAATCGGTGATGAAATCAGAGAAAAAGGACATGAATATGGTACAGTTACTCATCGTCCACGCCGTATTGGATGGCTCGATTTATGCGCTCTGAATTATTCTATTCAAATCAATGGAATTTCTTCAATATGTTTAACTTTATTTGATGTTCTCTCTGGATTTGATGAAATAAAAGTCTGTACACATTATCAAATTGATGGTAAGAATGTATATACTATTCCTGCTTCTAATATTCAATTTAAAAAATGTGTTCCAGTTTATGAAGTCTTAAAAGGCTGGAAAGAAGATATATCTAATGTTAAGTCATTTGATGAATTGCCAGAAAATGCTAAAAAATATATTGAATTTATCGAAAAGGAAACTGGTCTTCCAGTAAGCATCTTCTCAGTAGGACCAGATAAATATCAGACTATTATTAGGAAGGAAATCTTTTAATGAAAAAATACGATGTAATCATTGTCGGCGCTGGACCGATGGGAATTTATACCGCTTATGAATTGATGAAAAAATCACCTGATAAAAAGGTTTTATTAGTTGATAAAGGTCATGATATTTATCATAGAAATTGTCCAATTTTAAAAAAGCAAATAAAACAATGCCCACAAGATATATATGGAAAAGTTGGATGTTATCCAGCTTGTTCAATGACTAGCGGTTTTGGTGGAAGTGGTGCTTATTCTGATGGTAAATTTAACATCACATCTGATTTTGGTGGTTGGATGGGCGATTATATGCCAAATGAAGAAGTTGTTGATTTGATTAAATATGTTGATTCAATTCAACTTGAATATGGTGCTCCTACTGAATTAACCAATCCTAATACTAAAGAAGTCTTAGAAATTGAAAAGAAAGCAATCTCTGTCGGTTTAAAATTATTGCGTTCTCAAGTTAGACATTTAGGAACCGAATTAAACTTACAAGTTCTTAAAAATATCTATGAAGCCATGAATGGAAAAATAGATTATTTATTTAAGACAGAAGTAGAAGATATTGTTATTGAAGATAATCAAGTCAAAGGAATTGTTTTAAAAAATGGTGAAACAATTGAAAGCGATTATGTTGTTTTAGGTGTTGGAAGATCTGGTGCTAACTGGTTATCACATACTATGAATAAGCATAATGTTAAAGTTTTTAACAATCACGTTGATATCGGTGTTCGTGTTGAAACAAACAACATTATTATGGATGATATAAATAAATATTTATATGAAGGAAAATTCATTTTCAACACTTCAGTTGGTACAACTGTTCGTACATTCTGTTCTAATCCATCAGGGCATGTTGTTATTGAAAATCATAATGGCATTATGCTTTGTAATGGTCACTCTTATCACAATTTAGCTCTTGGAAGCAATAATACAAATTTTGCATTATTAGTTTCTCAAGAATTTTCTGAACCTTTTAAAGATCCAAACCAATATGCGGAAGAAATTTCTGCTCTTGCCAACAAATTATCTAATGGTTCAGTTTTGGTTCAAAAATATGGTGATATTAAAGCAGGAAGGCGCTCGACCAAAAAGAGAATTGATGAAGGATTTGTTAAACCTACATTAAAGGAAGCTATTCCAGGTGATTTAGCTTTGGTTTTACCTTATAAGATCATGCGTTCATTAATTGAAATGGTTGAAGCTTTAGACCATGTTACACCAGGTATTGCAAATGACCATACATTATTTTATGGCGTTGAAGCTAAATTTTATTCTGATCGTATTG is part of the Firmicutes bacterium CAG:345 genome and encodes:
- a CDS encoding adenylosuccinate lyase (product inferred by homology to UniProt), producing the protein MIDRYSSKLMKEIFSDEHKFNNFLKIEEAVVEAYVHLNVVPEEDYKKIVEKAYINLPRIQELEEITKHDVIAFTRSISEELGDEKKWIHYSLTSTDVVDSAQSLTLHEANKYIEDDLNDLLDTLKEKALLYKNQPIIGRTHGIHAEITSFGLKFALWYDELNRAIKRFEEERRNVEVIKLSGAVGNYANIPMAVEEFVAKKFCLPYALISTQVLSRDRHAGYIYSLAAIASLLEKMATEIRHLSRTEIKEVEEYFSKGQKGSSAMPHKRNPIGSENICGCARIMKSYVQVALEDNTLWHERDISHSSAERIMLPDAVSLLDYMLKSMTKILKNLVVYKEKMLEDINMTYGVVFSGYVLQRLIDKGNSREFSYDLIQPLAFKAMEEKRSYKEILIESEVSKYLSSEEIEHCFNIDNYLLSVADIYKRLGWENE
- a CDS encoding adenylosuccinate synthetase (product inferred by homology to UniProt) yields the protein MNKSILVLGAQWGDEGKGKITNYLSEKADYVIRYQGGNNAGHTIVFDGHKYALRLIPSGVFNPNTKCILGNGMVINPRAFVEEKNEIQRAGFACDNLYISDRAHVIFDHHLVLDALNEESLGANKIGTTKKGIGPCYTDKAARVGMRMCDFVSDEFPELYRDLLKVKNKQIVDLGGTPIDYEKTVKEYLDIQKQIKPLVTDTISMIAKARKEGKKILFEGAQGSLLDIDFGSYPYVTSSNVTSGGTISGSGVGCHGIDGILGIVKSYQTRVGEGAFPTELKDEIGDEIREKGHEYGTVTHRPRRIGWLDLCALNYSIQINGISSICLTLFDVLSGFDEIKVCTHYQIDGKNVYTIPASNIQFKKCVPVYEVLKGWKEDISNVKSFDELPENAKKYIEFIEKETGLPVSIFSVGPDKYQTIIRKEIF
- a CDS encoding fAD dependent oxidoreductase (product inferred by homology to UniProt), which produces MKKYDVIIVGAGPMGIYTAYELMKKSPDKKVLLVDKGHDIYHRNCPILKKQIKQCPQDIYGKVGCYPACSMTSGFGGSGAYSDGKFNITSDFGGWMGDYMPNEEVVDLIKYVDSIQLEYGAPTELTNPNTKEVLEIEKKAISVGLKLLRSQVRHLGTELNLQVLKNIYEAMNGKIDYLFKTEVEDIVIEDNQVKGIVLKNGETIESDYVVLGVGRSGANWLSHTMNKHNVKVFNNHVDIGVRVETNNIIMDDINKYLYEGKFIFNTSVGTTVRTFCSNPSGHVVIENHNGIMLCNGHSYHNLALGSNNTNFALLVSQEFSEPFKDPNQYAEEISALANKLSNGSVLVQKYGDIKAGRRSTKKRIDEGFVKPTLKEAIPGDLALVLPYKIMRSLIEMVEALDHVTPGIANDHTLFYGVEAKFYSDRIECNDKFETKIKNLYVGGDGAGITRGLAQAGANGVRVARDIISK